In Oreochromis aureus strain Israel breed Guangdong linkage group 9, ZZ_aureus, whole genome shotgun sequence, the genomic window TAAGTAAACAATGACATGATACCAAGAAAATGTTTCTAAACAGCTCAAAGAAAACCTGAACTGATCGATTAATCGGCTTGTTGCTCCATTTTTGTGCATACCCAGACAAAAGCAGGGTCCAGGAGAAGTGATGATGAGTATGCTGCAGCCTGAgatgaaaacactgaactgCTGGCAGCAGACCTCGTGTTATATAACCCTGGGAGCCCACAGCAAACTGCTGTTCTTAACCCCTCTTCACTGACAGGGAAGCCAGGCAGTGAGAAGTCTgtagtttttactgtttttatgtttataaatGTCCGCATTACTGCAGGACTGTGCATGCgctgtttaaaaaacaagcgCATATTAGAGATGTAAGGTGACACTCGTACCGTACAGAAGTTTAGTGAAAATGCACCTTTATGTCAACTCAATGTGAGGACTTGGTTAGCAGTTAGCCGATGTTAGCTGGGAGCAGAGGTTCACGTACCTGGCAGCCTTTTTTGTGGTGAAATCCAACCACCACGATGTGCAGCACCGGCCCCTTCCCTTCGTCTCTGCCCTGAGGCTCCATCCCCGCTGCTGTACCCGCAGTCTATCGTTGTTTTAACTCCGGAATTGGATGTAAACACAGATAACCGAGGCCGACTTTTCTGTCTGTATCTCCCTGAATATGTGACACAGACAGACGGCAGCACCGCAGAGATGATTTTCTCTTCCGCTTAGTCCTCACTGGCCAATTGGGCAAGAGCATCCCCCGCAGCGCACTTCCGTTTTCGCTTACCGAAATTTAAGCTTACAGCTAATTGCCCCCCAAGGACAGTCTTCAGTTAAGTAGAGTCAATGGAGCAAATTTACTTAGACAATACTTTCTTAAGTGTGCAGACAAAAGccaacattttattacagttttcaAAATTTCAGCATCGATATTAAAttcaacttaaaataaaatttagctAAGCTGTGCTTACTAGCTTTTAGCTGACTAACTGTTTAGTTGCCTATCTTATTCAATTACTTTTTAGCTAACTATCAAACAATAATTTAGCTAGTCATATTTTAGCAGACTAATTAGCTGTTAGCATACAATTAGCTTTTAACTGGCTAATCAGCATTTATCTAATAACCTTTTAGCTAATCCCGTTTAGGCTAACTAATTGGCATTTAGCTACCCTACCTACCCTACCTACTTTCAGTGTTTTTCGTTATGTAACAAAAGTTGAGTTATAAACATATACAACAGGAAGGCGTGTATAAATTACTAGAGATTTCCAATTGTATAATGTTATTAATATAAcgtaataaaaacatttaaatgaccGATTAAAGTTTTAATTCACTGTTGACCAATGTAACATAATATAATAAGATAACAGTTAACAATTATATCGagtgtgttttttgtcttaAGCAGGACAAAATGAATGTAAAGGCTTTAAATGCAATCAGGCTGAAGTTCTTTTGGAAAAAGTCACGAGTTGACTAACATTTCCTTCATATTTTCCTACATTTCAATCTGGAATTTCCTTGGATGTTATCAGACATCTTGCCCTAGAATAAAGTCCGGATAATCTGCCGTTAAAGACTAGATAATTAGCTTAGTCTCTTGTGTTTCGAGCTCAATAGAAAACGTGCATGTCACCTTAAATTCCACCTGTCACGGTGAAATAAAGCATAACTATCCACGGTCAGATTTTACAGGGGTGAATTATCTTGATctctgttctgttctcttttttaaacacaaaaatgatGTCATGTGTTCCTCGACACAACCTGCGCCATCGTGTGGAGACATACAGAATAATATAATATCgtcctcaggtgtgtgtgtgttttgtttgaatttAAAAAGAAGTGTATTATATTTGGTTGCAACCATGAATGTTtgaatttctttaaaaagtagactgaagatgttttttgtttctccAGAGACGAAATTGTTCTAGATTGATTGATCTTGTCTGGCTGCCACTTCGGTTCTTCTGTCGATTACTTCTGGCTTTGTAGAGGGAAGTCTCTTGATTGAACATGTCGGCTACAAACCCGTCGCAGCTGCTCCCGCTCGGTTTGTAAAATCTCTATGATGCTGTGTTTTGTTCCTGACGTCTGTGGGTTTAAATGAGGCTGTTCCGAGTCATCGTGCGGCGGCCGCAGTTTAAGCCGCGGCTCACTGAAAATCATTTTCTAGGCAGATGTTTgctagttagcattagcatcacGCCGGTAGGGAGCTAACGTCGCGGCTTTACTCTCTGCAAGCACAAACAAAATGCTTCTTATTTGATTTagtttgtttattaaagtgtCAGAGGGGAGTTTCTAgctgaaaagttaaaaaaaaaaaactataatttTTGTAatggtgatttaaagaaataatacgaaaaaaaagctgcttttaTCTGTGTCAATGTGTTACATTGCACTTACTGAAAACGTAATTCGCAGATTATTGCCCTGGCATGTTCAAAATACATTGTCgtctttttatttctatttagtTATAGGtgatgctttttaaaatatgtgtttgCATATTTGTAATCCAGTCAAacttctattttttattttattttaaggggATCGGTTTAATGCTATATCCATGTGACTAGGAGgctattattaaatatttatggTATTTCAAAGGGTTAACTGTTGAGTCCTTAAGAAAGATAGACACCAGTTAATAAAGCGGTTAAGTGAAGTGTAAGAAGTAGAAACACCCACCTGAATTACAGGATGTGtaatttctctgtatttttcctTTTGCAGAGCTTGTGGACAAATGTATCGGCTCCCGAATTCACATCGTCATGAAAACTGACAAAGAAATTGTCGGCACCTTGCTGGGCTTCGATGACTTCGTCAGTATCTTTTAATTAAAACGTGTCCAAATGAGCGAGTTAGTGCACACCTAAACACCAACAATTTACAAAGTGTTACCGATGTTACTGTATTGTTCTGTACACACCATAAACTGTTTGAAATCATCCATGCTGTGAGGTGGAGCTGATGCAATGAGAAGCAGTGAACTATCgtgctgctttttgtttctgttttatttagaaATGTGAGAGAGGACAGTTGCAGAATACCATtggcataaaaaaaaatgtgtagatCTGTACAATGGGGGACAAATAGACTGATCAAATAATTTAAGGAAACAGTCAGTCATCACAGTACAACACAGAGTTCAACGTCAGGCATGTCAGTCTGTCCAGGTAGGAGTAATAAACCATCATAAatctatttctgccaaattggtGCAAATTAAAGTAACAACAGGTTGTGAATCTGATAACTTAAGAGGGAAGTCAgctaggattttcaaattgataacATAGGTGCACCTTCTAAAAGTCTTGGAGTTTGAATCTCGGTGACCTTGACTTCAAGGTCAGAGTAAGTTTTGTGAAATtcttgtgaatgcgataacttgAGAATGAGGGGACATAGGATTTTGAATTGATACCACAGTTGTGTCTACTAGGATGAGGAGTACCGCTGGTGGCCGCCAGTTAATTAATGAATTAGTTAATTAATTATTAGGGATTAATAGGAAGTAGAAAGGCTTCTGTAGATGGGCGCTGGTACTGCTCACGTCCACGTCTCCACATCCTCCTGCTCGTTTGTGTAAACCTTCTAGCTTTTAGCTGCACTTTgatgtctctttactgtttatTGTTGCACAGTTTGTCTTTAACTGTGTGTGTCAGACATGGTCCTGGAGGATGTGACAGAATTGTAAGTACTCCTGTTACATTTTTACTCTAACTACACCTTTTCACGGGTTCACTGCTGACTATAT contains:
- the lsm5 gene encoding U6 snRNA-associated Sm-like protein LSm5 isoform X1 → MSATNPSQLLPLELVDKCIGSRIHIVMKTDKEIVGTLLGFDDFVNMVLEDVTEFEITPEGRRITKLDQILLNGNNITMLIPGGEGPEV